Proteins from a single region of Bradyrhizobium diazoefficiens:
- a CDS encoding AAA family ATPase has protein sequence MLSKIISIKNVGRFRNSAGSPNPQLAKHTFISGANGFGKTTICAVLRSLHTGDGDHIVGRKTTGVTDDIGIELLFDGAPVRFNKKGWSEPKPMFAIFDGVFVGENVHAGEVVDVAQKRNLYRIIVGEAGVKLATKDAELSGASRNLTAEITSSTKGLQPFLASGMKVDEFLAMAPDANIDVQIEAQQTQVTALQQAETLKKRAQLDELPVPAVPDGLAALLQTTFDDIAADAEALVERHLAAHGMSEGGGNWISSGLDHAADNCPFCGQSIEGLPLVAAFKAIFSERYKNLRAEIIGFRETVARQLGEAALGRLAAVAEKNNAGVEFWKQYVSCEWAGVAVPADLAAAAADLQSTTLALLDAKERGLLDRVEPSAAYSEALKAYVGALEQLAKANAQVKEANRLIAERKAGLNADALPSAFNQLAVLKAQKARHEPAVDELCQAHSDLVLEKREVDDERTEIRGQLDEHTKSVLKPYQNRINSLLSDFNAGFTIAETSHAYPGGVASSSYQLVINGTPIDIGNAKTPLEQPSFKNTLSAGDRTTLALAFFFAHLEADPSLKDKIVVFDDPFTSQDNFRRGQTVHAIRKLAGSCRQLLVLSHDATFLKQIWGKSPASERVSLTLADHRDFGSKLHEIDLEKACQGRTATDIDDLQLFLSTGAGGLLDAVRKMRVVLETYLRTTYPNCFRENEWLGDMVGKIRDGGASHPAAALYDELDQINDYSAQYHHGENMSDSTPDQIDSTALTGYVRRTLKIVNALQA, from the coding sequence GTGCTGTCGAAAATCATTTCAATCAAGAATGTCGGCCGTTTTAGAAATTCAGCAGGTTCGCCGAATCCGCAACTTGCAAAGCATACGTTCATTTCGGGAGCCAACGGCTTCGGCAAGACAACGATATGTGCTGTGCTTCGGTCGCTCCACACGGGCGATGGCGACCATATTGTCGGCCGGAAAACGACGGGCGTCACTGACGACATCGGCATCGAGCTGCTGTTCGATGGCGCGCCGGTGCGCTTCAACAAAAAGGGGTGGAGCGAACCAAAGCCGATGTTCGCCATCTTTGATGGCGTGTTCGTCGGGGAAAACGTGCACGCGGGTGAAGTCGTCGACGTCGCACAGAAGCGCAATCTCTACCGCATTATCGTGGGAGAGGCGGGGGTAAAGCTCGCAACCAAGGATGCTGAACTCAGCGGCGCGAGCCGGAACCTCACCGCTGAAATAACCAGCTCAACAAAAGGGCTCCAACCCTTCCTTGCTTCAGGCATGAAGGTGGATGAGTTCCTCGCAATGGCGCCGGACGCCAATATCGACGTTCAGATTGAAGCCCAGCAGACGCAAGTAACAGCGCTTCAACAGGCGGAGACGCTCAAGAAGCGAGCGCAACTTGACGAGTTGCCGGTGCCCGCCGTGCCCGACGGGCTTGCAGCGCTTCTCCAAACGACGTTCGACGATATTGCCGCTGACGCCGAAGCCCTTGTCGAAAGGCATCTTGCCGCACACGGTATGTCAGAGGGCGGCGGCAACTGGATCTCCAGCGGCCTTGATCACGCCGCCGACAACTGCCCGTTTTGCGGCCAAAGCATTGAAGGGCTCCCCTTAGTTGCGGCGTTTAAGGCGATCTTTAGCGAACGCTACAAGAACCTCCGGGCGGAAATAATCGGTTTCCGCGAAACTGTTGCCCGGCAGCTAGGCGAGGCAGCTCTTGGCAGGCTGGCAGCGGTGGCAGAGAAAAACAATGCCGGCGTCGAATTCTGGAAGCAGTACGTGAGCTGCGAGTGGGCGGGGGTGGCCGTGCCGGCCGATCTTGCGGCGGCCGCCGCCGACCTTCAGTCAACCACACTCGCCCTGTTGGACGCGAAAGAACGCGGGCTGCTCGACCGGGTCGAACCAAGCGCCGCCTACAGCGAAGCTTTGAAGGCGTACGTCGGGGCGCTTGAGCAGCTGGCCAAAGCGAACGCGCAGGTGAAGGAGGCCAACCGTCTCATTGCTGAGCGCAAGGCTGGGCTTAATGCCGATGCGCTGCCATCGGCGTTTAATCAACTAGCGGTTCTGAAGGCTCAAAAGGCCAGGCACGAGCCGGCTGTCGACGAGCTGTGCCAAGCGCACAGCGATTTGGTGTTGGAAAAGAGAGAGGTTGACGACGAACGCACGGAAATTAGAGGGCAGCTCGATGAGCACACCAAAAGTGTCCTAAAACCCTATCAAAATCGTATCAACAGCCTGCTCTCGGACTTCAATGCTGGGTTCACGATTGCCGAGACCTCGCATGCGTACCCTGGGGGCGTTGCAAGCTCGAGCTACCAACTCGTCATAAACGGGACGCCGATTGACATCGGCAACGCGAAGACGCCGCTCGAACAGCCAAGCTTCAAGAACACGTTGAGCGCGGGCGACCGCACGACGCTGGCGCTGGCCTTCTTCTTCGCCCATTTGGAGGCAGACCCGAGTTTGAAGGACAAGATCGTCGTTTTCGACGATCCGTTCACCAGCCAGGACAACTTTAGGCGCGGGCAGACCGTTCATGCCATCAGAAAGCTCGCGGGCAGTTGCCGGCAGCTGCTGGTGCTGTCACACGACGCCACCTTTCTCAAGCAAATATGGGGCAAATCGCCCGCGTCCGAACGAGTGAGCTTGACGCTGGCCGACCATCGTGACTTTGGCTCAAAGCTGCACGAAATTGACCTTGAGAAGGCGTGTCAGGGACGCACAGCGACGGACATCGACGATCTGCAGCTATTCTTGTCGACGGGGGCGGGCGGTCTCCTTGACGCCGTCCGCAAGATGCGGGTCGTTTTGGAAACCTACTTGCGGACGACGTATCCGAACTGCTTTCGCGAGAATGAATGGCTAGGCGACATGGTGGGCAAGATTCGCGACGGTGGGGCTTCGCACCCTGCCGCGGCCCTTTACGACGAGCTAGACCAGATCAACGACTACTCCGCCCAATATCATCACGGCGAAAACATGAGCGATAGCACGCCCGATCAAATCGACAGCACCGCGCTGACCGGTTACGTGCGCCGCACGTTGAAAATCGTCAATGCGCTGCAGGCCTAG